The proteins below are encoded in one region of Tomitella fengzijianii:
- a CDS encoding LOG family protein codes for MSPDRDSDVSARPRGVFGPRDRRDSTSTPEQRLLDHRGPGDWVHTDPWRVLRIHSEFIEGFGALAELPRAVSIFGSARVGETSDTYRDTRRLAGKFVDAGYAVITGGGPGVMEAGNRGAVDADGLSVGLGIELPHEQGMNRWVETGLNFRYFFTRKTMFVKYSQAFVCMPGGFGTLDELSEALTLVQTGKITRFPIVLVGSAFWDGLVRWLRDTLVAEGMIDAADVDLIHVTDSLDDAVRFVVEAHQELDGDVQAVDGPTGPAGEVGPQ; via the coding sequence ATGAGCCCCGACAGAGACTCCGACGTATCCGCACGCCCGCGGGGCGTATTCGGCCCGCGCGACCGTCGCGATTCCACGTCGACGCCCGAGCAGCGTCTGCTGGACCATCGGGGCCCCGGAGACTGGGTGCACACCGACCCGTGGCGGGTGCTGCGGATCCACAGCGAGTTCATCGAGGGTTTCGGGGCGCTCGCCGAGCTTCCGCGGGCGGTGTCGATCTTCGGATCGGCGCGCGTGGGGGAGACGTCGGACACCTACCGGGACACGCGGCGGCTGGCCGGCAAGTTCGTCGACGCCGGGTACGCGGTGATCACGGGCGGCGGCCCCGGCGTGATGGAGGCGGGCAACCGCGGCGCCGTGGACGCCGACGGGCTCTCGGTGGGGCTCGGTATCGAACTTCCGCATGAGCAGGGCATGAACCGCTGGGTGGAGACGGGACTGAACTTCCGGTACTTCTTCACCCGCAAGACCATGTTCGTCAAGTATTCGCAGGCCTTCGTGTGCATGCCGGGGGGCTTCGGCACGCTCGACGAGCTCTCCGAGGCGCTCACGCTGGTGCAGACCGGCAAGATCACGCGGTTCCCCATCGTCCTCGTCGGCTCGGCGTTCTGGGACGGGCTGGTGCGCTGGCTGCGCGACACCCTCGTCGCCGAGGGCATGATCGACGCGGCCGACGTGGACCTGATCCATGTCACGGATTCCCTCGACGACGCGGTGCGCTTCGTCGTCGAGGCGCACCAGGAGCTCGACGGGGATGTGCAGGCGGTCGACGGGCCCACCGGTCCGGCCGGCGAGGTGGGGCCGCAGTGA
- the folP gene encoding dihydropteroate synthase, with product MAIVNRTPDSFYDKGAAFADGDAQAAVSRAVDEGADIIDIGGVKAGPGDEVDEAEETLRVVPFVAWVRRHYPEHLISVDTWRGTVARHAREAGADLINDTWAGADPALAGVAADTGAGLVCSHTGGAIPRTRPHRVRYEDVVADVVAEVTSAAQRAVDAGVRRDGILIDPTHDFGKNTYHGLTLLRHVDTLVETGFPVLMALSNKDFVGETLGAALGERIEGTLAATALAAAAGARVFRVHEVAATRRALEMVASIAGTRPPARTVRGLA from the coding sequence ATGGCGATCGTCAACCGGACGCCGGACTCCTTCTACGACAAGGGTGCGGCATTCGCGGACGGCGACGCGCAGGCGGCGGTGTCGCGCGCGGTGGACGAGGGCGCCGACATCATCGATATCGGCGGTGTGAAGGCGGGCCCCGGGGACGAGGTCGACGAAGCGGAGGAGACCCTGCGTGTGGTTCCGTTCGTCGCGTGGGTCCGCCGGCACTACCCCGAGCACCTGATCAGCGTCGACACCTGGCGCGGAACCGTCGCGCGGCACGCACGCGAGGCCGGGGCCGACCTGATCAACGACACCTGGGCCGGTGCGGACCCCGCCCTCGCCGGGGTCGCAGCGGACACGGGCGCCGGTCTGGTCTGCTCGCACACAGGCGGTGCGATCCCGCGTACGCGCCCGCACCGGGTGCGGTACGAGGACGTCGTCGCCGACGTGGTGGCGGAGGTGACGTCTGCGGCGCAGCGCGCTGTGGACGCCGGGGTACGCCGTGACGGCATACTCATCGACCCGACGCACGACTTCGGCAAGAACACCTACCACGGGCTGACGCTGCTGCGTCACGTCGACACCCTCGTGGAGACCGGGTTCCCGGTGCTGATGGCATTGAGCAACAAGGATTTCGTGGGCGAGACGCTCGGCGCCGCGCTCGGCGAGAGGATCGAGGGGACGCTCGCAGCCACGGCCCTCGCGGCCGCGGCCGGGGCCCGGGTGTTCCGGGTGCACGAAGTGGCGGCGACCCGCCGCGCACTCGAGATGGTCGCCTCCATCGCCGGAACCCGGCCGCCCGCACGCACAGTGCGGGGGCTCGCGTGA
- a CDS encoding glucosyl-3-phosphoglycerate synthase, which produces MSAVGAGVRTWHDPAWTVAELIAAKKGRTVSVVLPALDEEATVASVVGSILPLVGGLVDDLVVLDSGSRDGTAQRARAAGARVVTREEAIPRVPPVPGKGEALWRGVAATRGDVVVFIDSDLIEPDPRYVPNLVGPILTADGVHHVKGFYRRPLRINESEDPRGGGRVTELVARPMLAALRPDLAAILQPLGGEYAATRELLESVPFAPGYGVEIGLLLDTYSRYGTSGLAQVNLAVRKHRNRDLMELGVMSRQIIGTMLRRCGIADSGVPLTQYFAHGDSFVPRTADLELEDRPPLGSLTAAGFSAAGTPGEGAGRC; this is translated from the coding sequence GTGAGCGCGGTCGGCGCCGGGGTGCGCACCTGGCACGATCCGGCGTGGACGGTCGCGGAGCTCATCGCGGCGAAAAAGGGCCGGACGGTGTCGGTGGTGCTGCCCGCGCTCGACGAGGAGGCCACGGTGGCCAGCGTGGTGGGGTCGATCCTGCCTCTGGTGGGCGGCCTGGTCGACGACCTGGTGGTGCTGGACTCCGGCTCGCGGGACGGGACCGCGCAACGGGCGCGGGCGGCGGGTGCCCGCGTGGTCACCCGGGAGGAGGCGATTCCGCGGGTGCCGCCCGTCCCGGGCAAGGGCGAGGCCCTGTGGCGCGGCGTGGCCGCCACCCGCGGCGACGTGGTCGTCTTCATCGACTCGGACCTGATCGAGCCCGACCCGCGTTACGTGCCGAATCTCGTCGGTCCCATCCTCACCGCCGACGGTGTCCACCATGTGAAGGGCTTCTACCGGCGGCCGTTGCGGATCAACGAGAGTGAGGACCCGCGCGGAGGCGGCCGCGTGACCGAGCTCGTGGCGCGCCCGATGCTGGCCGCGCTGCGCCCGGATCTCGCCGCGATCCTGCAGCCGCTCGGCGGGGAGTACGCGGCCACCCGCGAGCTGCTCGAGTCCGTCCCGTTCGCGCCCGGGTACGGCGTGGAGATCGGCCTGCTGCTGGACACCTACAGCCGCTACGGCACCTCCGGCCTGGCACAGGTGAATCTGGCCGTGCGCAAACACCGCAACCGCGACCTGATGGAACTGGGAGTGATGAGTCGCCAGATAATCGGAACGATGCTCCGGCGCTGCGGTATCGCTGATTCCGGCGTCCCGCTCACGCAGTACTTCGCGCACGGCGACTCCTTCGTGCCGCGCACCGCGGATCTCGAGCTGGAAGACCGGCCGCCGCTGGGAAGCCTGACCGCGGCAGGCTTTTCTGCTGCCGGCACCCCGGGGGAAGGGGCGGGCCGATGCTGA
- a CDS encoding DivIVA domain-containing protein encodes MLTAILYVVLIALVAGLLFVVAALVFGRGEEMAPLPPGVSPAWLPDHAIDGDDVRALRFQQAFRGYKASEVDWALQRLANEVERLRAVVAAQDGALGVHAGDVEGPGAGGGHADTSAVGEVPADPDGGPGRCGAADDGREE; translated from the coding sequence ATGCTGACCGCGATCCTGTACGTGGTGCTGATCGCTCTGGTGGCGGGTCTGCTGTTCGTCGTGGCGGCGTTGGTGTTCGGCCGCGGCGAGGAAATGGCGCCGCTGCCTCCCGGCGTCTCGCCGGCCTGGCTCCCCGACCACGCGATCGACGGCGACGACGTACGCGCGCTGCGATTCCAGCAGGCCTTCCGCGGATATAAAGCGTCCGAAGTCGATTGGGCCCTGCAACGGCTGGCCAACGAGGTCGAGCGGTTGCGGGCCGTCGTCGCGGCGCAGGACGGCGCCCTGGGCGTGCACGCCGGCGACGTGGAGGGCCCCGGCGCGGGCGGCGGACACGCCGATACATCGGCGGTCGGGGAGGTTCCGGCGGACCCGGACGGCGGTCCGGGGCGGTGTGGGGCTGCGGACGACGGTAGGGAAGAATAG
- a CDS encoding DUF3117 domain-containing protein yields the protein MAAMKPRTGDGPLEAAKEGRGIVMRVPLEGGGRLVVELTPDEAAALGEELRGVTG from the coding sequence ATGGCGGCCATGAAGCCCCGGACCGGGGACGGTCCCCTCGAAGCGGCCAAAGAGGGACGCGGAATAGTCATGCGGGTCCCGCTCGAGGGCGGAGGCCGCCTGGTCGTCGAGCTGACCCCGGACGAGGCCGCCGCGCTGGGTGAGGAGCTCCGCGGCGTCACCGGCTGA
- a CDS encoding methyltransferase domain-containing protein, whose product MSGADAARDLSADALVGVADILRCPVCGGAVEADRRAVRCGSGHVFDRARQGYVSMLSRPLKFHGDDAVMVGARGAVLDSGLYDPLLRAVAAAGAEALAAVDVDAGPAPGAPLAVDLGCGTGRYLAGVLELAGEARGIGIDASKAAVRAAARAHPRAAALLGDAWAELPLADSSAGLIMSVFAPRNSAAYRRVLAPGGAVMVVAPEPGHLAELVEGVGLLRVDERKQERLAAALDGFGEVRAETVRWSMRTTREQLAAIVGMGPSARHLDAAEVQARIARLPADQAVTGAVTVRVFRRGAPAVRSAPPP is encoded by the coding sequence ATGTCCGGTGCTGATGCTGCGCGGGACCTGAGCGCGGACGCGCTCGTCGGCGTGGCGGACATCCTCCGGTGCCCGGTGTGCGGCGGCGCAGTGGAGGCGGATCGGCGGGCGGTGCGGTGCGGGTCGGGGCACGTGTTCGACCGTGCGCGGCAGGGCTACGTGAGCATGCTGTCCCGGCCCCTGAAGTTCCACGGGGACGATGCGGTGATGGTCGGCGCGCGGGGCGCCGTGCTGGACTCCGGGCTGTACGACCCGCTGCTTCGGGCCGTCGCGGCGGCGGGGGCGGAGGCGCTGGCGGCTGTGGACGTCGACGCCGGACCGGCCCCGGGCGCACCCCTCGCAGTGGATTTGGGCTGCGGGACAGGGCGATACCTCGCAGGGGTCCTGGAGCTGGCCGGCGAGGCGCGCGGCATCGGGATCGATGCGTCGAAAGCAGCGGTGCGCGCCGCAGCTCGTGCACATCCGCGTGCCGCGGCGCTGCTCGGCGACGCGTGGGCGGAGCTGCCCCTGGCGGACTCCTCCGCAGGGCTGATCATGTCGGTGTTCGCCCCCCGGAACAGCGCCGCATATCGGCGGGTGCTCGCGCCGGGCGGCGCGGTCATGGTCGTGGCTCCGGAGCCCGGACACCTGGCGGAACTGGTCGAGGGTGTGGGGCTTCTCCGGGTGGACGAGCGCAAGCAGGAGCGGCTGGCCGCCGCGCTGGACGGCTTCGGCGAGGTCCGGGCGGAGACCGTCCGCTGGTCGATGCGGACGACACGGGAGCAGCTCGCCGCCATCGTCGGGATGGGTCCGTCCGCGCGGCACCTCGACGCCGCCGAGGTGCAGGCGCGGATCGCGCGGCTGCCCGCGGATCAGGCGGTCACCGGCGCGGTCACCGTACGCGTGTTCCGGCGCGGCGCTCCGGCCGTCCGGTCCGCCCCGCCCCCATAG
- a CDS encoding O-methyltransferase: protein MDSAAISAAETFAGDRMAARAAGAAAPVPDPAALADARERAADLGVGAVSDAVGAALSMLSRMVDARTAVEVGTGAGVSAQWLLSGMRHDGVLTTIDIEPEHQRTARTALSGAGVASARTRLIGGRGVEVLPRLADDAYEMMFVDCGGADHARYLSEAVRLLRPGGVVVMHGLSAAGNPGDAARRDPAAVDAREALRTAAENDLLLPSLLPLGGGLLCAARV, encoded by the coding sequence GTGGACTCCGCCGCAATCTCCGCCGCCGAAACGTTCGCCGGCGACCGCATGGCCGCCCGCGCCGCCGGCGCCGCCGCGCCGGTTCCGGATCCTGCGGCGCTGGCCGACGCGCGGGAGCGCGCGGCCGATCTGGGAGTGGGGGCGGTATCCGACGCCGTCGGCGCAGCGCTGTCGATGCTCTCGCGCATGGTCGACGCCCGCACCGCGGTCGAGGTGGGCACCGGAGCCGGTGTCAGCGCGCAATGGCTGCTCAGCGGCATGCGCCACGACGGGGTGCTCACTACCATCGACATCGAGCCGGAACACCAGCGCACCGCCCGCACGGCCCTGTCCGGCGCGGGCGTCGCCTCGGCCCGCACCCGGTTGATCGGAGGCCGCGGAGTGGAGGTGCTGCCGCGGCTGGCCGACGACGCCTACGAGATGATGTTCGTGGACTGCGGCGGCGCCGACCATGCGCGCTACTTGTCCGAGGCCGTCCGTCTCCTCCGCCCCGGCGGTGTCGTCGTCATGCACGGTCTGAGCGCGGCCGGCAACCCGGGAGACGCTGCGCGCCGGGACCCGGCCGCGGTCGACGCCCGCGAGGCGCTGCGCACCGCCGCCGAGAACGACCTGCTGCTGCCATCGTTGCTGCCGCTGGGCGGCGGACTCCTGTGCGCGGCCCGCGTGTGA
- the sigE gene encoding RNA polymerase sigma factor SigE, which produces MTGRDGAAAASIAATPEAAEDEADQGTAVFDATGDPAAMPSWDELVRQHADRVYRLAYRLSGNVHDAEDLTQETFIRVFRSLSSYRAGTFEGWLHRITTNLFLDMVRRRNRIRMEALPEDYDRVPSDRPDPEQIYHDSRLAPDLQQALASLAPEFRAAVVLCDVEGLSYEEIAATLGVKLGTVRSRIHRGRQAIRDHLAAPGAATVPATDGGAVR; this is translated from the coding sequence ATGACCGGCCGTGATGGGGCCGCGGCCGCCTCGATCGCGGCGACGCCGGAAGCGGCGGAGGACGAGGCCGATCAGGGCACTGCGGTGTTCGACGCGACCGGCGACCCGGCGGCCATGCCGAGTTGGGATGAACTGGTCCGCCAGCATGCCGACCGGGTCTATCGGCTTGCCTACCGGCTCTCCGGAAACGTGCATGACGCCGAGGACCTCACCCAGGAGACGTTCATCCGCGTCTTCCGCTCGCTGTCGAGTTACCGGGCAGGCACCTTCGAGGGGTGGCTGCACCGGATCACGACCAACCTCTTCCTGGACATGGTGCGGCGACGCAACCGGATCCGGATGGAGGCGTTGCCCGAGGACTACGACCGGGTGCCGTCGGACCGGCCGGACCCGGAGCAGATCTACCACGACTCCCGCCTGGCCCCCGATCTCCAGCAGGCGCTGGCCTCGTTGGCCCCGGAGTTCCGCGCGGCGGTGGTGCTCTGCGACGTGGAGGGCCTGTCCTACGAAGAGATCGCGGCCACGCTCGGCGTGAAATTGGGTACGGTGCGAAGCAGGATCCATCGCGGGCGTCAGGCCATCCGCGACCACCTCGCCGCACCCGGCGCCGCCACGGTGCCGGCCACGGACGGCGGTGCTGTGCGGTGA
- a CDS encoding anti-sigma factor, translated as MFESARRGRPSGSQFSLGTGTGDTGHLATEAVAAYVDGELRMSAHLRASGHIADCPLCAAEVDAQMHARSMLQSSAVPRLPENLLGDLRSIPDKAMPGFDDARHLHQSGPPQRKRRFF; from the coding sequence ATGTTCGAATCGGCGCGACGTGGTCGCCCTTCCGGTTCGCAGTTCTCCCTGGGTACGGGTACCGGGGACACCGGTCATCTGGCGACGGAGGCGGTGGCGGCCTACGTCGACGGGGAACTGCGGATGAGCGCCCATCTGCGCGCGTCGGGGCACATCGCGGACTGCCCGCTGTGCGCGGCGGAGGTGGACGCACAGATGCATGCCCGTTCGATGCTGCAGTCGTCCGCGGTGCCGCGGCTTCCGGAGAACCTCCTGGGAGACCTGCGATCCATTCCGGACAAGGCGATGCCCGGCTTCGACGACGCGCGGCACCTGCATCAGAGCGGGCCGCCGCAGCGCAAGCGTCGTTTCTTCTGA